The following proteins are encoded in a genomic region of Candidatus Bathyarchaeia archaeon:
- the fni gene encoding type 2 isopentenyl-diphosphate Delta-isomerase, protein MPAKSRTEIRKIDHLDIALREDVGFRSSNWLDEAHLIHRALPELDLEDVRLDLEFLGHRIRAPIMIESMTGGTERASRLNEILAKTAEKFGIPLGLGSQRAALESPRLARTFKVAREVAPSIPIFANIGIPQLKGKDGLEIASSVVEMIDADALCIHLNALQEAIQPEGEPTFSRGLEVIASIAKSLKVPVIAKETGCGISGDMAKSLEEAGVACIDVGGAGGTSWSAVECHRAKRMRMRDRERIGLTFWDWGIPTGASLLEVSNSTGLPLISSGGLRDGLDVAKSIALGASLGGFARKLLLAAKAGPRQLEEAVGILLEELRIAMFLTGCKDIGELKRAPVILSGRLLEWAKLRGIDPEKYSMRR, encoded by the coding sequence TTGCCGGCCAAATCTAGGACGGAGATCAGGAAGATCGATCACTTGGATATAGCCCTTAGGGAGGACGTTGGGTTCCGATCGTCCAATTGGCTGGATGAAGCGCATCTGATCCACAGGGCATTGCCGGAGCTGGATCTTGAGGACGTTAGGCTTGACTTGGAGTTCCTCGGCCATCGCATACGCGCTCCAATAATGATCGAATCCATGACCGGTGGCACGGAGAGGGCCTCTAGGCTGAACGAGATCTTAGCCAAGACCGCGGAGAAGTTCGGGATCCCGTTGGGATTGGGGAGCCAAAGGGCGGCCCTCGAATCCCCGCGCCTCGCGCGAACGTTCAAGGTGGCCCGGGAGGTCGCCCCTTCGATCCCAATATTTGCCAATATTGGCATCCCGCAACTCAAGGGGAAGGATGGCTTGGAGATCGCCAGCTCGGTCGTGGAGATGATCGACGCCGATGCCCTTTGCATACACCTCAACGCGCTCCAAGAGGCCATCCAGCCCGAAGGGGAGCCAACGTTTTCGAGGGGCCTAGAGGTGATAGCCTCAATTGCCAAATCGCTCAAGGTCCCGGTGATAGCCAAGGAGACCGGATGTGGGATCTCCGGGGATATGGCGAAATCCTTGGAGGAAGCGGGGGTGGCTTGCATAGATGTGGGCGGGGCTGGCGGGACGAGTTGGTCGGCCGTGGAATGCCATAGGGCCAAGAGGATGAGGATGAGGGACAGGGAGCGGATCGGCCTAACCTTTTGGGATTGGGGGATACCGACGGGGGCGAGCCTCTTGGAGGTATCGAACTCCACTGGACTCCCCTTGATATCCTCTGGCGGCCTCAGGGATGGATTGGACGTGGCCAAATCCATAGCCTTGGGAGCATCGCTGGGCGGATTCGCGCGCAAGCTCCTCTTGGCCGCCAAAGCCGGTCCGAGGCAATTGGAGGAAGCCGTGGGGATACTGCTAGAGGAGCTGAGGATCGCCATGTTCCTAACGGGCTGTAAAGATATCGGGGAACTGAAGAGGGCACCAGTCATCCTATCCGGAAGGCTTTTGGAATGGGCCAAGCTGAGGGGGATAGATCCCGAGAAATACTCCATGCGCCGTTAG
- a CDS encoding hydroxymethylglutaryl-CoA reductase, degradative, with translation MSKSSECHGFYKLSIEERLKFLKEFSGLTDEEVSLLRKEGGLSLDRAERMIENVVGFMPIPLGIAVNFLINGKDYLIPMAIEEPSVVAAASNAARMARPSGGFWTCSTEPIMIAQIQAVGIKNPHFAKVSVLSSRDEILRLANEQDPVLTSLGGGARDIDCKVLNTPVGKMLVTELYVDCRDAMGANVVNTMAEAVAPLIERITGGKVYLRIISNLATRRLARAKVTIAKEDVGGEEVVDGIVSAYEFAAADPYRCATHNKGIMNGVIAVALATGNDTRALEAGAHAYAARSGRYSPLTVWEKDSRGNLSGSIELPMAVGIVGGATHAHPIAKIALKILGVKSARELAEVMAAVGLAQNLAALRALAAEGIQKGHMALHARNIAVMAGATGDLADKIAERMVSERKIRLDRARELLRELGGQPA, from the coding sequence TTGTCAAAGTCGTCCGAATGCCATGGCTTCTATAAATTGAGCATAGAGGAGAGACTCAAGTTCCTCAAGGAGTTCTCCGGGCTGACGGATGAGGAAGTGAGCTTGTTGAGGAAGGAGGGGGGATTGAGCTTAGACCGCGCCGAGAGGATGATCGAGAACGTCGTCGGCTTCATGCCGATCCCATTGGGCATAGCCGTAAACTTCCTGATCAATGGGAAGGATTACCTGATCCCGATGGCGATCGAGGAGCCATCGGTCGTCGCCGCCGCGAGCAACGCCGCTAGGATGGCTAGGCCGAGCGGGGGCTTTTGGACCTGCAGCACTGAGCCCATAATGATCGCCCAAATACAGGCGGTTGGCATAAAGAATCCGCATTTCGCCAAGGTATCCGTCCTATCCTCGAGGGATGAGATATTGAGGCTCGCGAACGAGCAGGATCCGGTGCTGACATCGCTTGGGGGCGGCGCGAGGGATATTGATTGTAAGGTGCTCAACACGCCCGTTGGCAAAATGCTGGTGACGGAGCTCTACGTGGATTGCAGGGATGCGATGGGCGCAAACGTTGTGAATACAATGGCGGAGGCGGTTGCCCCACTGATAGAGCGGATAACGGGCGGTAAGGTCTACCTGAGGATAATATCGAACTTGGCCACTAGGAGGTTGGCGAGGGCGAAGGTCACGATCGCTAAGGAGGATGTCGGGGGGGAGGAAGTCGTCGATGGTATAGTGAGCGCTTATGAATTCGCCGCAGCCGATCCATATAGATGCGCCACTCATAATAAGGGTATAATGAACGGCGTGATAGCCGTCGCGCTCGCCACAGGGAACGATACGAGGGCCTTGGAAGCGGGGGCGCACGCCTACGCCGCTAGGTCGGGCCGATACTCCCCATTGACGGTATGGGAGAAGGACTCGAGGGGAAATCTATCGGGATCCATAGAGCTTCCTATGGCCGTCGGCATAGTCGGTGGAGCCACGCACGCCCATCCGATAGCCAAGATAGCCCTCAAGATACTCGGCGTCAAATCGGCTAGGGAGCTCGCGGAGGTAATGGCGGCGGTCGGCTTGGCTCAGAACCTCGCCGCCCTGAGGGCATTGGCCGCGGAAGGCATACAAAAGGGCCATATGGCCCTCCACGCTAGGAACATCGCGGTCATGGCGGGCGCAACGGGGGATCTCGCTGATAAGATAGCCGAGAGGATGGTCTCTGAGAGGAAGATCAGGTTGGATAGGGCTAGGGAATTGTTGAGGGAGCTCGGTGGCCAGCCGGCCTAG
- a CDS encoding NAD(P)/FAD-dependent oxidoreductase: protein MGRVLGMDKFDVVIVGAGPAGCAAARRAASGGARTLVLEREDGLGKRVCGEAISEGALADAGIGRSPDFIANEIERVRIHAPDRSKFIEFSRRDVDMGAGFIIRKDAFLRKMAEAAMREGAEIRLRSPALDISGEAGDWRIRVGGDCGSYEIAANLIIGCDGANSMIAKKFFDRSGYGVIGCVQYTLSQCSIEEDTLEFFLGKEVAPGGYAWIFPKGNGIANVGLGSRGRPAKELLEAFIESCPEKFSGSRKIKEGAAPVPISGQLRNVVRDGLMICGDSAGQVIPLTGAGIHSSIVAGSIAGEVASKAVMEGDVSARRLAEYEEEFGRVWGRRISKSLRALRVIESLSDEDLNELAGMLKAEDVLDLANGLNVERVAKYLLKHPIFAAKIANKLLFQRG from the coding sequence TTGGGAAGGGTCCTGGGAATGGATAAGTTCGACGTGGTGATAGTTGGAGCGGGGCCGGCCGGTTGCGCGGCAGCCAGAAGGGCCGCTTCAGGAGGGGCTAGGACCTTGGTCTTGGAAAGGGAGGATGGCCTCGGGAAGAGGGTCTGCGGGGAGGCCATATCTGAGGGCGCGCTCGCGGACGCGGGGATTGGGAGGTCTCCCGATTTCATAGCGAACGAGATAGAGCGCGTCAGGATCCACGCGCCCGACCGGAGCAAGTTCATAGAGTTCTCGAGGAGGGATGTGGATATGGGCGCTGGATTCATAATAAGGAAGGACGCATTCTTGAGGAAGATGGCCGAAGCCGCCATGAGAGAGGGAGCGGAGATCAGGCTGAGGTCCCCCGCCTTGGATATATCCGGGGAGGCCGGGGATTGGAGGATAAGGGTCGGCGGCGATTGTGGGAGTTATGAGATCGCCGCTAATTTGATCATCGGATGCGATGGTGCCAACTCAATGATCGCGAAGAAATTCTTCGATAGGAGCGGGTATGGGGTGATAGGATGCGTCCAATACACGCTATCGCAATGCTCGATCGAGGAGGATACACTCGAATTCTTCTTAGGCAAGGAGGTCGCTCCTGGGGGATACGCTTGGATATTCCCGAAGGGGAACGGGATCGCAAACGTGGGCTTGGGCTCTAGGGGAAGGCCAGCGAAGGAATTGCTCGAGGCATTCATAGAGTCCTGCCCCGAGAAGTTCTCGGGATCGAGGAAGATCAAGGAGGGTGCAGCCCCAGTCCCGATAAGCGGGCAACTTAGGAATGTGGTGCGGGATGGCTTAATGATATGCGGCGACAGCGCGGGGCAAGTGATCCCACTAACCGGAGCGGGAATTCACTCCAGCATAGTAGCGGGATCGATCGCCGGAGAGGTGGCTTCGAAGGCCGTGATGGAGGGGGACGTCAGCGCTAGGAGGCTGGCGGAGTATGAGGAGGAGTTCGGGAGGGTATGGGGGCGTCGTATATCCAAGAGCCTGAGGGCCCTTCGGGTCATTGAGAGCCTCTCGGATGAGGACCTAAACGAATTGGCCGGCATGCTTAAGGCTGAGGATGTACTCGATCTCGCGAACGGATTGAATGTGGAAAGGGTCGCCAAATATCTCCTCAAGCATCCCATATTCGCGGCCAAGATAGCTAACAAACTGCTCTTCCAAAGGGGTTGA
- a CDS encoding geranylgeranylglyceryl/heptaprenylglyceryl phosphate synthase — MNPPSPGKVERRLLDGITNNGAIHLALLDPEEFDPERASSIVKALERAGSAAVMLGGSTVSLPSQISDLAKRIRAESGLPIILFPNGISGVVGEADAIFFMSLMNSTNPYYIVGAQALAAPLVKRFGLEAIPMGYIIIGGAQTSVSFIGQANPIPQDKPDIAAMYALAAQYMGMRFVYLEAGSGAKEPVRPEVIKRVKEVVDIPVIVGGGISTPELAEKAVGAGADAIVTGTAIEGGDLRRIVEIIGAVRRYRALRG; from the coding sequence ATGAATCCTCCATCGCCCGGGAAGGTCGAACGCCGCCTCCTCGATGGGATAACCAATAATGGGGCCATACATTTGGCATTGCTCGATCCGGAGGAGTTCGATCCGGAGCGGGCATCATCGATCGTCAAGGCCTTGGAGCGGGCTGGCTCGGCGGCGGTAATGCTGGGCGGCTCTACCGTATCCCTCCCAAGCCAAATAAGCGACCTCGCCAAGCGCATAAGGGCCGAATCCGGACTTCCGATCATATTGTTCCCCAACGGGATATCGGGGGTAGTCGGGGAGGCCGATGCCATTTTCTTCATGTCCCTGATGAACTCCACGAACCCCTATTACATAGTGGGGGCCCAAGCCTTGGCCGCGCCGCTCGTTAAGAGATTCGGGTTGGAGGCGATCCCGATGGGATATATAATAATCGGCGGGGCCCAGACCTCCGTGAGCTTCATAGGGCAAGCCAATCCGATACCCCAAGATAAGCCGGATATCGCCGCCATGTACGCGCTCGCTGCCCAATACATGGGGATGAGATTCGTATACCTCGAGGCGGGCTCAGGGGCGAAGGAGCCCGTGAGGCCGGAGGTCATAAAGAGGGTCAAGGAGGTGGTCGATATACCGGTGATAGTGGGCGGGGGGATATCTACCCCAGAGCTCGCCGAGAAGGCCGTTGGGGCGGGCGCGGACGCGATCGTGACCGGGACGGCCATCGAGGGGGGCGACCTCAGGAGGATAGTGGAGATAATAGGAGCAGTGAGGAGATATAGGGCACTCAGAGGCTAA
- a CDS encoding DUF2070 family protein — MALASLYGGLLWYPLEEGLWGAGSSIPPAAFGALALLLPSILSSIFVEGALLRGDGLFHMRRRMALSLVSLIVWDLGMTAERLISNGPPVASFLLATMFAIFLRTLSLFAISSKGLAMKILAAIGQPAISGLIAARLFGLPFDKLSTSFMIGAVLSISYSSLILVYIERTGKAKLGSSPILAFRALLSDWLGLDRAPLEAFMEGLGERSEISISTIAFRRKGGGELLGIMVVSNFHPGPFLNVGSSALPYAIQRILKELTGAVVCVPHGISGHDLNTSSSLQNRVLIERVLESLNFERFHEASSPQIEVALGDARCKCQVLGDCLLMIITTAPKEMEDIPPSAVSRALNAIESIGLKPALIDSHNCMDDSGTIGAGDPGPLGDCALAAVSMAIREGRHRFKFGAAEARPIGMGPREGIGPGGVVVFVLEILSKKVAYVVVDGNNMKRGLREEILKVLSEIGISSGEVMTTDTHIVNGLAPSKLGYPVVGDVGRDGIIGAVKEAAIQAQSRLEEAEVACERRKVEVKTLGQFALESLVRSIWGFSRAVAYSAAIFAVALTLMGLWAIL, encoded by the coding sequence ATCGCGCTCGCTTCCCTATACGGGGGACTCCTTTGGTACCCCTTGGAGGAAGGGCTTTGGGGGGCGGGGAGCTCCATCCCCCCCGCGGCATTCGGCGCGTTGGCGCTTCTTCTCCCCTCGATTCTATCCTCGATCTTTGTTGAGGGAGCCCTGTTGAGGGGGGATGGGCTCTTCCATATGAGGAGGCGGATGGCGCTATCGTTGGTCTCCTTAATCGTATGGGATCTGGGGATGACCGCGGAGCGCTTGATATCGAATGGGCCCCCTGTGGCTTCGTTCCTATTGGCTACTATGTTCGCGATCTTCCTTCGAACCCTTTCCCTATTCGCCATCTCATCCAAGGGCTTGGCGATGAAAATCTTGGCGGCGATCGGCCAGCCGGCGATCTCGGGCCTCATCGCCGCAAGACTCTTCGGCTTGCCATTCGATAAGCTCTCAACCTCCTTCATGATCGGGGCGGTGCTCTCGATCTCATATTCCTCGCTCATCTTGGTTTACATCGAAAGGACCGGGAAGGCCAAGCTGGGATCATCCCCTATCCTAGCCTTCCGAGCCCTCCTATCTGATTGGCTGGGCTTGGATCGCGCGCCCTTGGAGGCCTTCATGGAGGGCCTCGGGGAGCGCTCAGAGATCTCAATATCGACGATTGCCTTCCGGAGAAAGGGAGGAGGCGAGCTCCTCGGGATAATGGTCGTTTCGAACTTTCATCCCGGCCCATTCCTCAACGTCGGGAGCAGCGCCCTCCCGTACGCGATCCAAAGGATCCTCAAGGAGCTCACGGGGGCCGTTGTTTGCGTCCCCCACGGGATCTCCGGGCACGACCTGAATACGTCCTCTTCCCTTCAAAACAGGGTATTGATTGAGAGGGTTTTGGAATCCCTGAACTTCGAAAGATTCCATGAGGCGTCATCGCCCCAGATCGAGGTCGCGCTTGGGGATGCCCGATGCAAATGCCAAGTCCTTGGCGATTGTTTATTGATGATCATTACGACGGCCCCGAAGGAGATGGAGGATATACCCCCGAGCGCTGTATCGAGGGCCCTAAATGCCATAGAATCGATCGGCTTAAAACCGGCTTTGATAGATTCCCACAATTGCATGGATGACTCGGGGACGATCGGGGCGGGGGATCCGGGACCCTTGGGGGATTGCGCATTGGCCGCGGTATCGATGGCGATTCGCGAGGGGCGCCATCGATTCAAATTCGGGGCCGCCGAGGCTCGGCCAATCGGGATGGGCCCGAGGGAGGGAATCGGGCCCGGCGGGGTGGTGGTCTTCGTCTTGGAGATCCTCTCTAAGAAGGTCGCGTATGTGGTGGTGGATGGGAACAACATGAAGCGGGGCTTGAGGGAGGAGATCCTTAAGGTCCTTTCCGAGATCGGTATATCCTCCGGCGAGGTGATGACCACGGATACCCATATCGTAAACGGCTTAGCCCCCTCGAAGCTCGGGTACCCGGTCGTTGGGGACGTCGGCCGGGATGGGATAATAGGGGCCGTGAAGGAGGCGGCCATCCAAGCCCAATCTAGGCTTGAGGAGGCGGAAGTTGCGTGTGAGCGAAGGAAGGTAGAGGTCAAAACCCTCGGCCAATTCGCGCTGGAATCCTTGGTCAGGTCCATATGGGGGTTCTCGAGGGCGGTCGCGTATTCCGCGGCGATATTCGCAGTGGCCCTAACGCTGATGGGCCTCTGGGCGATCCTATGA
- a CDS encoding NAD(P)-dependent glycerol-1-phosphate dehydrogenase, producing MQLPREVVVGDGSIREIAPMCDRLGLGREVLIVSGPKTYGLIGELISDLLVERGYSVRHAIVESAEASEVERIKALMGREGIRLVLGVGGGKSIDVAKLSSAGCGAHLISVPTAASHDGIASPYASIKGSERPYSIRAQAPIGIVADTEIIGKSPFRLLASGCGDSIAKYTAVRDWRLAHEVKGEYYGEYAANLALMSSKLVMERATSIARRDPDAIRTVVEALISCGVAMSIAGNTRPCSGSEHLFAHALELVAKDPGLHGERCGLGTIMMAKLHGLNWRRIRAVLERIGCPTTASQLGVREEEVVEALSMAHKIRPERFTILGERGLSREEARRLAEETGVI from the coding sequence ATGCAATTGCCTAGGGAGGTCGTGGTCGGCGACGGCTCGATACGGGAGATCGCCCCCATGTGCGATAGGCTGGGCTTGGGGAGGGAGGTCCTAATAGTATCCGGCCCCAAGACCTATGGCTTAATCGGGGAATTGATATCCGACCTCTTGGTCGAGAGGGGCTACTCCGTCCGCCACGCGATAGTCGAATCGGCGGAGGCATCGGAGGTTGAGAGAATTAAGGCCTTAATGGGCCGGGAGGGGATCCGGCTGGTCCTTGGAGTCGGCGGGGGGAAGAGCATCGATGTCGCGAAGCTCTCCTCGGCCGGTTGCGGGGCCCACCTCATCAGCGTCCCCACGGCCGCTTCCCACGATGGCATAGCCAGCCCCTACGCTTCCATCAAGGGATCCGAGAGGCCATATTCCATAAGGGCCCAAGCGCCGATAGGGATAGTGGCCGATACGGAAATCATCGGCAAATCGCCCTTCAGATTGCTCGCGAGCGGCTGCGGCGACTCCATAGCCAAATACACGGCCGTGAGGGATTGGAGGCTGGCCCACGAGGTGAAGGGTGAATATTACGGCGAATATGCGGCAAACCTCGCCCTGATGAGCTCAAAACTGGTTATGGAGAGGGCCACATCCATAGCCAGAAGGGATCCCGATGCCATAAGGACCGTCGTCGAGGCGCTCATAAGCTGCGGGGTCGCGATGAGCATAGCGGGCAACACGAGGCCCTGCAGCGGATCGGAGCATTTGTTCGCCCATGCGCTGGAGCTCGTGGCCAAGGACCCCGGCCTCCACGGCGAGCGCTGCGGCCTAGGGACCATAATGATGGCGAAGCTCCACGGCCTGAATTGGCGGCGCATAAGGGCCGTTTTGGAGAGGATAGGTTGCCCCACGACGGCGAGCCAGCTGGGCGTGAGGGAGGAGGAGGTTGTGGAGGCGCTGTCGATGGCCCATAAGATAAGGCCGGAGAGGTTCACGATATTGGGCGAGAGGGGCTTGAGCAGGGAGGAAGCGAGGAGGCTGGCCGAGGAGACGGGCGTGATATAG
- a CDS encoding glutamate--tRNA ligase, translating to MGLEEIRELARKLALQNAVKHGGRADARATLGKLLAERGELRPRAKEIAELVKGVVEEVNKMGFEEQMRELGPLGGIEAERKRKEEARALPPLPNADKYPRIVTRFSPNPDCVLHLGSVRAAILSHEYARIYGGKFILRFEDTDPRLKRSSLEFYEAIRSDLRWLGCEWDEEYIQSDRLRIYYDLAEELIERGGAYVCTCDREAFRSLALAGRACPCRDLGPGAHLERWGRMLSGEYGEGDAIVRVKTDLGHPNPAVRDWPALRIIDPERYPHPRVGSAYRVWPLYNFACGIDDHLMAVTHVIRGKEHYTNMVRQKYMYAHFGWEYPEAIHYGRLKVSGAELSKSKILKAVEAGLVEGFGDPRLPTLAALRRRGILPEALRRLAIEVGPKPVDATISWENLYAQNRKLIDPIANRYFFIPDPVLVRIRRMPGPIEAMLPLHPEFPDRGHRVIRAEPENGTAELLMPKSDICRLGAGAIVRLMGLMNVRILSVWGDGAEAEYEGRSPEPAKRAGVQIIQWLPKRENLKVELVKEDAERLTGVGEVGLSGEPVGAIIQLVRIGFGRIDEKGHMGVRIYLAHA from the coding sequence ATGGGCTTGGAGGAGATACGGGAGCTCGCGAGGAAGCTGGCCCTTCAAAACGCCGTTAAGCATGGCGGGAGGGCCGACGCGAGGGCGACATTGGGCAAGCTCTTGGCCGAGAGGGGGGAGCTGAGGCCTAGGGCCAAGGAGATCGCTGAACTCGTTAAAGGGGTCGTGGAGGAGGTCAACAAGATGGGATTCGAGGAGCAGATGCGGGAGCTGGGGCCGTTGGGAGGGATCGAGGCCGAGCGGAAGCGAAAGGAGGAGGCAAGGGCCCTGCCCCCGCTTCCCAATGCCGATAAATATCCCCGGATAGTCACTAGGTTCTCCCCGAACCCGGATTGCGTCCTGCACTTGGGCTCGGTTAGGGCCGCCATCCTGAGCCACGAATACGCTAGGATCTATGGCGGGAAGTTCATCCTGAGGTTCGAGGACACGGATCCGAGGCTGAAGAGATCCTCGTTGGAGTTCTATGAGGCCATACGCTCCGACCTGCGCTGGCTCGGATGCGAATGGGATGAGGAGTATATACAGAGCGATAGGCTCCGGATCTATTATGACCTAGCGGAGGAATTAATCGAGCGCGGGGGAGCATACGTTTGTACATGCGATAGGGAGGCCTTCAGATCGCTCGCCTTGGCCGGGAGGGCATGCCCATGCAGGGATCTGGGGCCGGGGGCCCATTTGGAGCGATGGGGGAGGATGCTCTCGGGCGAATATGGGGAGGGCGATGCGATCGTCAGGGTCAAAACGGACCTCGGGCATCCGAACCCGGCCGTGAGGGATTGGCCGGCCTTGAGGATAATAGACCCCGAGAGATATCCACATCCTAGGGTCGGGAGCGCTTACAGGGTTTGGCCGCTTTACAACTTCGCTTGCGGCATAGACGACCATCTGATGGCCGTTACGCACGTCATAAGGGGGAAGGAGCATTACACGAACATGGTGAGGCAGAAGTACATGTATGCCCATTTCGGCTGGGAGTACCCGGAGGCGATCCACTACGGAAGGCTGAAGGTTAGTGGGGCGGAGCTCAGCAAATCGAAGATATTGAAGGCCGTGGAGGCCGGCCTAGTGGAGGGCTTCGGGGATCCGAGGCTGCCGACCTTGGCGGCCCTCAGGAGGCGAGGGATATTGCCCGAGGCCCTCAGGAGGCTGGCGATCGAGGTCGGGCCGAAGCCCGTCGACGCCACGATAAGCTGGGAGAACTTATACGCGCAGAATAGGAAGCTCATCGATCCGATCGCCAACAGGTATTTCTTCATTCCGGATCCAGTCTTGGTGAGGATTAGGCGGATGCCCGGGCCGATCGAGGCGATGTTGCCGCTCCACCCGGAATTTCCGGATCGCGGCCATAGGGTGATAAGGGCGGAGCCCGAGAACGGCACCGCAGAGCTCCTCATGCCCAAGTCGGACATATGCCGCTTAGGAGCAGGCGCGATCGTGAGGCTCATGGGCTTGATGAACGTGAGGATCCTGAGCGTTTGGGGCGATGGGGCCGAGGCTGAATACGAGGGGAGATCGCCCGAGCCCGCCAAGAGGGCGGGCGTTCAGATAATTCAGTGGCTTCCCAAGAGGGAGAACCTGAAGGTCGAGCTCGTTAAGGAGGATGCCGAAAGGCTTACAGGGGTCGGGGAGGTTGGGCTATCCGGCGAACCCGTTGGAGCGATCATCCAACTCGTCAGGATCGGATTTGGGAGGATCGACGAAAAGGGCCACATGGGCGTTAGGATATACTTAGCCCACGCTTAA
- a CDS encoding sodium:solute symporter family protein gives MDIRQAVVLGCVVAYIALIFIIGGVGKFVRLKEKTIAEYFRPSKFAPFWAMWFAMGANMHTAFCIPGSMGFYYTHGVAFTVHWVWTVGTAMIFMYLVGPRMHLLSAKYGHVTLSEMIGDFYKSKGLAAFVALFVSAANIAYFTANTIGPATLLSFGTGGLIPFDWAVWLVVLIVMAYTIPFGFRSVFYTDILQGAVMLLATWGSAFFILSMFGWNTGALFSKVAEISPKHLTIPGGVGMATPAWWFTWPFFAITIHWGIQPRNYQYYQTAKSAEDVRKMCLWIPIYLSAIYVPVVILGLGTKALMPEPPKVGAWTGPDAAFPTIMAQYAPALLWGILIAGSIAAGQSTMDSDLVAHSGMLINDVYKAFLKRDASQTHYLVAGRVLVLVLGIVAGIISINAARLPIVTMLVGVSGTFVMVLLPTVLGAILPMGGFRITKWGAFLSILIGGIVGFVTTFPVQLGLPRYLLNPYGFHSAFWAFIATWIVAIVVSLVTPPPPRDSIERFHVFLDRELKALYPPAKAKA, from the coding sequence ATGGATATTAGGCAAGCGGTAGTGCTCGGATGCGTGGTGGCCTATATCGCGTTGATATTCATAATCGGCGGGGTTGGGAAATTCGTGAGGCTCAAGGAGAAGACCATAGCGGAGTACTTCAGGCCATCGAAATTCGCGCCGTTCTGGGCGATGTGGTTCGCCATGGGAGCGAATATGCATACGGCCTTCTGCATACCGGGCTCCATGGGATTCTACTATACGCATGGGGTGGCCTTCACGGTCCATTGGGTCTGGACCGTTGGGACGGCGATGATATTCATGTACCTAGTTGGCCCGAGGATGCACTTGCTATCGGCCAAGTATGGCCACGTGACCCTCTCCGAGATGATCGGGGACTTTTACAAGAGCAAGGGCCTGGCGGCCTTCGTGGCGCTCTTCGTATCCGCCGCCAACATCGCCTACTTCACGGCCAACACGATTGGTCCGGCCACGCTGCTATCCTTCGGGACCGGCGGCCTCATACCCTTCGATTGGGCCGTTTGGCTGGTCGTCCTAATAGTGATGGCTTATACGATCCCGTTCGGCTTCAGGTCCGTCTTCTACACGGACATCCTTCAAGGCGCGGTCATGCTCTTGGCGACTTGGGGCTCGGCCTTCTTCATACTCTCCATGTTCGGCTGGAATACCGGAGCGCTCTTCAGCAAGGTCGCTGAGATCTCCCCGAAACATTTAACGATACCCGGCGGAGTGGGGATGGCAACTCCGGCTTGGTGGTTCACTTGGCCCTTCTTCGCCATAACGATCCACTGGGGCATCCAGCCTAGGAATTATCAATACTACCAAACTGCCAAGTCCGCCGAGGACGTCAGGAAGATGTGCCTCTGGATCCCGATCTACCTGAGCGCCATCTATGTGCCCGTTGTCATCTTGGGCTTGGGGACGAAGGCCTTGATGCCCGAGCCGCCCAAGGTGGGCGCTTGGACCGGGCCCGACGCGGCCTTCCCGACCATTATGGCCCAATACGCGCCCGCGCTCCTTTGGGGCATATTGATCGCCGGATCCATTGCGGCCGGCCAATCCACGATGGACTCGGACCTCGTCGCCCATAGCGGCATGCTCATCAACGATGTCTACAAGGCCTTCCTCAAGAGGGACGCCTCCCAAACGCATTATTTGGTCGCTGGGAGGGTTCTGGTCTTGGTATTGGGCATCGTGGCCGGAATAATATCGATCAACGCAGCTCGACTCCCCATAGTTACCATGTTGGTAGGCGTATCGGGCACGTTCGTCATGGTATTATTGCCAACGGTCCTCGGGGCCATATTGCCCATGGGCGGGTTCAGGATAACGAAGTGGGGTGCCTTCTTGAGCATATTGATCGGCGGCATCGTTGGCTTTGTGACGACCTTCCCGGTTCAGCTGGGCCTTCCGAGATATCTCTTGAACCCCTATGGCTTCCACAGCGCCTTCTGGGCCTTCATAGCCACATGGATCGTCGCCATAGTCGTCAGCTTGGTGACGCCCCCGCCGCCGCGGGACAGCATCGAGCGATTCCACGTCTTCTTGGACAGGGAGCTGAAGGCCCTATATCCGCCTGCGAAGGCTAAGGCCTGA